From the Excalfactoria chinensis isolate bCotChi1 chromosome 1, bCotChi1.hap2, whole genome shotgun sequence genome, one window contains:
- the PCNP gene encoding LOW QUALITY PROTEIN: PEST proteolytic signal-containing nuclear protein (The sequence of the model RefSeq protein was modified relative to this genomic sequence to represent the inferred CDS: deleted 2 bases in 2 codons), with protein MTLAQSAGRYSALRGSGPRPPEVHHTGAAWSSSRPPRTVSVSGTPLRLSMAVGGSGGGGAAASRRACAAREVEAGENGGRQSGGGEGEAAAARRSNGGESSSRSAEKRAANEEAEDFTTKPAPAKMSKFGFSIGSQTSKKASAISIKLAANKPKEPVPTLAPKTLSVAAAFNEDEDSEPEEMPPEAKMRMKNIGRDTPTSAGPNSFNKGKHGFSDNQKLWERNIKSHLGNIHDQENN; from the exons TCCGCAGGGCGTTACTCGGCTCTCAGGGGCTCTGGTCCCCGCCCGCCGGAAGTGCACCACACGGGCGCCGCT TGGAGTTCTTCCCGCCCTCCCCGCACGGTTTCCGTTTCCGGCACA CCGCTGCGCCTCTCTATGGCCGTGGGAGGATCGGGAGGCGGTGGGGCCGCGGCATCGCGGCGCGCATGCGCAGCGCGGGAGGTGGAGGCGGGGGAAAATGGCGGACGGCAGAGCGGAGGGGGAGAAGGCGAGGCGGCCGCCGCCCGCAGGAG TAATGGAGGGGAAAGTTCGAGTCGCAGCGCAGAGAAACGGGCAGCTaatgaagaagctgaagacTTCACCACAAAGCCTGCTCCTGCCAAAATGTCCAAGTTTGGATTTTCCATAGGCAGTCAGACATCAAAGAAGGCATCTGCAATATCCATCAAACTAGCAGCAAAT AAGCCTAAAGAGCCCGTTCCAACCCTTGCTCCAAAAACCCTTTCTGTAGCAGCGGCTTTCAATGAAGATGAAGAT AGTGAACCAGAAGAAATGCCTCCAGAAGCTAAGATGCGTATGAAGAACATTGGAAG gGATACACCAACCTCAGCAGGACCAAATTCCTTCAATAAAGGAAAGCATGGGTTTTCTGACAACCAGAAGCTATGGGAGCGAAATATAAAATCTCATCTTGGAAATATCCATGACCAAGAGAATAACTAA